A genomic segment from candidate division TA06 bacterium encodes:
- a CDS encoding TonB-dependent receptor: MKSTRTFGLALAMLLSSLPALALPGSIKGKIYDQTNHEPIMGVTVTVVNTPFGAISDSGGSFIVPDIPPGYYNLRFSRMGYKVILKNRVLVRSAMSTTMEIDLGVKPLSMSGMVVKSTFFEKTKDAVSSSHRMDFEEIAAQPGGYFDVQRAVQALPSVASVADQNNEIIVRGGNAGENLFLVDNIEISNPNHFSKQGASGGAVGIINTDFIRQMDFFTGAFPAKYGNKVSSVMDIKLRDGLSEKRRIKADGGISGLGLTWEGPLNPVSTFLLSYHKSYPSFIRSRFGITGIPHYSNLQGKYAYDIDYRHKLTVLALYGKDDYRLDLENALTEDYQHSVDYDSWQYTLGVNLHTVYPQGYTIHTISRNFNNWTQNEADTSGAETYRAFANEGETSFKMDMGFYLSSDKKNEIGLGFVIRNTQVNNDIWLKPDTLPIYYPGTDSVIGTTDYTYDLKINKYPWPWRYAGYIQHNWTPVSFFTLRSGLRFDYVDYTAQMDISPRVGTSFQLFENTAFNFSYGRCFQPPDWYQLGIDTANRRLESKYNDQFVAGLEHIFAEDIKGTIEAYYKTFRKVPIQKVLTTTDPSDRSNVYVNQGQGYAQGVELFLQKKVKENFWGTLSCSYSTSQMKDPRFTNTYYDWDYDYRNIVTAIAGYRNNFDDKLWYVDLRYKWWFLPLSVIPLFPGDETEYSVRWRYLGGRPYTPMVMHPELRLWQIDEQTTLNSKRSDPYNRVDFHAQRRWFWDRVGLVSYFEIDNLTNYPNIWEYQYTPDGKRKPIYQYGLNITAGIIVEF; this comes from the coding sequence ATGAAAAGCACCCGGACCTTTGGATTGGCCCTGGCGATGCTGCTATCAAGCCTCCCGGCCCTGGCCCTGCCCGGCTCCATTAAGGGAAAGATTTACGACCAAACCAACCACGAGCCGATAATGGGAGTTACTGTTACTGTGGTCAACACTCCATTCGGGGCCATCAGTGATAGTGGCGGTAGTTTTATAGTGCCGGATATTCCCCCGGGATATTACAATCTGCGATTTAGTCGGATGGGCTATAAGGTCATATTAAAGAACCGGGTGCTGGTGCGCTCAGCCATGTCCACCACGATGGAGATAGACCTGGGGGTGAAGCCCTTAAGTATGTCCGGAATGGTGGTCAAGTCCACTTTTTTTGAAAAGACCAAAGATGCCGTCTCCTCTTCCCACCGGATGGATTTTGAGGAGATCGCAGCCCAGCCAGGCGGATATTTTGATGTCCAGAGGGCTGTTCAGGCCCTGCCTTCGGTGGCCTCGGTGGCCGACCAGAACAACGAGATCATTGTCCGGGGGGGGAACGCCGGGGAAAATCTTTTTCTAGTGGACAATATCGAGATATCCAACCCCAACCATTTTTCCAAGCAGGGAGCTTCCGGGGGTGCGGTGGGCATCATCAACACCGATTTCATCCGTCAGATGGATTTTTTTACCGGGGCCTTTCCTGCCAAATACGGCAATAAGGTATCTTCGGTAATGGATATCAAACTCCGGGACGGACTGAGCGAAAAACGGCGGATCAAAGCAGATGGCGGGATCTCCGGGCTGGGCCTGACCTGGGAGGGTCCGCTAAATCCCGTTTCCACTTTTTTGCTTTCCTATCATAAAAGTTATCCTTCCTTCATCCGGTCACGTTTCGGCATCACCGGCATCCCCCATTATTCCAACCTTCAGGGCAAATATGCTTATGATATCGATTACCGGCATAAGCTGACCGTGCTGGCTCTTTACGGTAAAGACGATTACCGGCTGGATCTGGAAAACGCTCTAACGGAAGATTACCAGCATTCGGTAGACTATGATTCCTGGCAATACACTTTGGGAGTCAACCTTCACACGGTATACCCTCAGGGATATACCATACACACAATATCCCGCAACTTCAATAACTGGACCCAGAATGAGGCCGACACCAGCGGGGCTGAAACTTACCGGGCTTTTGCCAATGAGGGCGAAACCTCTTTTAAGATGGATATGGGATTTTATCTTTCATCTGATAAAAAAAACGAGATCGGATTGGGCTTTGTCATCAGGAATACCCAGGTCAACAATGACATCTGGTTAAAACCGGATACCTTGCCCATCTATTATCCCGGCACGGACTCCGTCATCGGCACCACAGACTACACCTATGACCTCAAAATAAACAAATACCCCTGGCCCTGGCGTTATGCCGGATACATACAACACAACTGGACGCCGGTTTCCTTTTTCACTTTGCGCAGCGGATTGCGCTTTGATTATGTGGACTATACCGCCCAGATGGACATTTCACCCCGGGTTGGTACCAGTTTCCAGCTTTTTGAAAATACCGCGTTTAACTTTTCCTACGGACGCTGTTTCCAGCCGCCTGACTGGTATCAGCTAGGAATTGATACCGCCAACCGCCGGCTGGAGAGCAAATACAACGATCAGTTTGTGGCCGGGCTGGAGCATATTTTTGCCGAGGACATCAAGGGGACCATTGAGGCTTATTACAAGACATTCCGCAAGGTTCCCATCCAAAAGGTTTTGACCACTACCGATCCCTCCGACCGTTCCAATGTCTACGTCAATCAGGGACAGGGCTATGCCCAGGGAGTGGAACTATTCCTGCAGAAGAAGGTAAAAGAAAATTTTTGGGGGACACTGAGCTGCTCCTACTCCACCTCGCAAATGAAAGACCCCCGTTTTACCAACACTTATTACGACTGGGATTATGATTACCGCAACATCGTCACAGCCATCGCCGGATACCGCAATAATTTTGATGATAAACTGTGGTATGTGGACCTGCGGTACAAGTGGTGGTTCCTGCCACTCTCCGTCATACCGCTTTTCCCGGGAGATGAGACCGAATATTCCGTTCGCTGGCGCTATCTGGGCGGACGGCCCTATACACCGATGGTCATGCATCCTGAGCTTCGGCTGTGGCAGATCGACGAGCAGACTACGTTAAACTCCAAGCGGTCCGACCCTTACAACCGGGTGGATTTCCACGCTCAGCGCCGCTGGTTCTGGGACCGGGTAGGCTTGGTCTCATATTTTGAGATCGACAACCTTACAAACTACCCAAACATCTGGGAATACCAGTACACACCGGACGGAAAGCGAAAGCCCATCTATCAGTACGGCCTTAATATTACCGCCGGGATAATAGTTGAATTTTAG
- a CDS encoding OmpA family protein, translated as MRKITLLSILTLLPSLLFAQAVRFEFSNIRFKSGSAVIETATLPALDTLSQFLTRSGARVEVAGHTDNVGDKRKNQKLSLQRAQSVCNYLITKHRIAPSQLTAKGYGDLIPLVPNLTDEYRARNRRVEITVNSKIREARLSYLQGNVFTRKQGISKFQPANLNQVLTILDEVVTDSTGRAEITFDNGSKIKVNPSSDLVIEEQSWETGNKKAQVGLNLIIGKAYAKINKLGDKKESFTLATPTAVAGIRGTEFVVESKPDRSALLSVWEDNVMWRGQIANSMDKSLRAAQGSRCLPGQHPEPAVDLPKPPMPKTPAANDTFFYNPDKPKSIKFTWSRSEGTKAHLIIARDFEMREVVADIITEKESFSLKPGKTDDIFYWMLTAIDEIGLEGQPWPTRTLRLVRKIEGPRLRIGRPKMGEKANQLKMLVDGSTDLKTELTINGKPALVSAAGDFSEMILLKAGENVITVAATDQAGNESTTSLKIFCAPTAVVDASLNIGAIKLMGGLADAASLGLSGTVRLIYNLNQYWGLGVAGGYGQSGVEAADWEPRSADYTTTAVPAAALGRFTILPESKISLFATVEAGAVFWQNKLSGVTQTSGTALFGALGSGVKFAVSERVSILADLTAGYMMADTVNAGSIDKNNLILRGGAGVMFGF; from the coding sequence ATGCGGAAGATCACGCTGTTGTCAATCCTAACCCTGCTGCCTTCGCTGCTCTTTGCCCAGGCTGTCAGGTTTGAGTTCTCCAACATCCGGTTCAAATCGGGCTCGGCGGTGATTGAGACCGCCACCCTGCCGGCTCTTGATACGCTAAGCCAGTTCCTGACGCGTTCCGGCGCCCGGGTGGAAGTGGCCGGCCATACCGATAACGTGGGCGATAAAAGGAAAAACCAGAAACTATCCCTGCAGCGGGCCCAGTCGGTCTGCAATTATTTGATCACCAAACACCGGATAGCGCCGTCCCAATTGACAGCCAAGGGTTACGGCGACCTGATCCCCCTGGTGCCGAACCTGACCGATGAATACCGGGCCAGGAACCGCCGGGTGGAAATAACAGTTAATTCCAAGATCCGGGAAGCCCGGCTTTCATATCTCCAGGGCAACGTGTTTACCCGCAAGCAGGGCATCAGCAAATTCCAGCCGGCCAACCTGAACCAGGTGCTGACCATATTGGACGAGGTGGTCACCGATTCCACTGGCCGGGCCGAGATAACATTTGACAACGGTTCCAAGATAAAGGTAAATCCCAGCTCGGACCTGGTGATAGAAGAACAGTCCTGGGAAACGGGAAATAAAAAGGCCCAGGTTGGCCTGAACCTGATCATCGGGAAAGCCTACGCCAAGATCAACAAACTGGGGGACAAAAAGGAAAGTTTTACCCTGGCAACGCCAACCGCAGTGGCCGGGATCCGGGGAACCGAGTTTGTAGTGGAGTCAAAACCGGATCGGTCTGCCCTGTTATCCGTCTGGGAGGACAACGTTATGTGGCGGGGACAAATCGCCAATTCAATGGACAAGTCCCTGCGAGCAGCCCAGGGAAGCCGCTGCCTGCCCGGCCAGCATCCGGAGCCGGCGGTGGATCTGCCCAAGCCGCCCATGCCCAAAACACCGGCGGCCAACGATACGTTTTTCTACAACCCCGACAAACCGAAGAGCATTAAGTTTACCTGGAGCCGGAGCGAGGGAACGAAGGCGCATCTTATAATCGCCCGCGATTTTGAAATGAGAGAGGTGGTGGCCGACATCATCACCGAAAAAGAATCTTTCAGCCTTAAGCCGGGAAAGACAGATGATATTTTTTACTGGATGCTGACAGCTATAGATGAAATCGGGCTGGAGGGACAACCCTGGCCCACCCGCACCCTAAGACTGGTTCGTAAAATTGAAGGACCCAGGCTGCGGATAGGACGCCCTAAGATGGGGGAGAAAGCAAACCAGCTGAAAATGCTGGTGGACGGATCCACCGACCTTAAAACAGAACTGACCATCAACGGCAAGCCGGCCCTGGTGTCGGCCGCAGGTGATTTCAGCGAGATGATCCTGCTGAAGGCCGGTGAAAATGTGATTACCGTGGCAGCCACCGACCAGGCCGGAAATGAAAGCACCACCAGCCTCAAAATATTCTGTGCTCCCACGGCCGTGGTTGATGCCTCGCTCAATATTGGGGCCATCAAACTTATGGGGGGCCTGGCGGATGCGGCCTCTCTTGGATTGTCGGGTACGGTCCGGCTGATCTACAACCTTAACCAGTACTGGGGGCTGGGAGTGGCCGGCGGTTATGGGCAGTCAGGAGTTGAGGCCGCTGATTGGGAACCGCGCTCTGCCGATTACACCACCACAGCAGTTCCGGCAGCGGCCCTGGGCCGTTTCACGATCCTGCCTGAGTCCAAGATCTCTCTGTTCGCCACAGTAGAGGCCGGTGCGGTGTTCTGGCAAAACAAGTTGTCGGGCGTGACTCAAACCAGCGGAACTGCGTTATTTGGAGCCCTGGGATCTGGGGTAAAGTTTGCCGTCAGCGAAAGGGTAAGCATTTTGGCCGACTTGACAGCAGGGTATATGATGGCTGACACAGTCAATGCCGGCTCGATTGACAAGAACAATCTCATCCTCCGGGGCGGGGCGGGAGTGATGTTCGGGTTTTAA